The following are encoded in a window of Poecile atricapillus isolate bPoeAtr1 chromosome 3, bPoeAtr1.hap1, whole genome shotgun sequence genomic DNA:
- the FRMD1 gene encoding FERM domain-containing protein 1 isoform X1 gives MSRTLLAGRMQTEIRSVCVFLPTREQLSLAVGVKATGQELFQQVCDLVKIKEPHFFGLSIVKNNEYVFIDLEQKLSKYFSKEWKKETTKGTEKFSPPFVAFFRVQYYVENGRVIGDKVARQLYYCHLKDQVLMSHCNHKEEIYFLLAAYSLQADLGNYREKVHAGKYFEPQAYFPQWIIAKRGSDYILKHAPEMHREQQGLSTKEAVLKFIKESCLLEDVPVHFYRLQKDKKEDRPTVILGLTLRGMHIYQEVNHVRQLLYDFPWSHIGKLAFLGKKFEIQPDGLPSARKLVYYTGCPFRSRHLLQLLSNSHRLFLNIQPVLKQIQKLEEAEEKKRYRESYISDTLDMDLDPCDKNSRGSGSSGGSRRDNRLSRQSTGSHGSSHTSGIEADSRHRVSVEMSVDEPFSIDRVHRKEKSCSSTISYGSSGIDSGSKGRAEDDTQDDELELAVDEPEEMPVDEPLEGDQLEEATVGESVESLPLDAASCQAINQESLSVVQVTLIKMRGQSVESLHQVRSPKSRSCMDQHSQSLDDIRLYKRRHPSLSATLSSDTSHSYTFGCSLEDKLSVYGCVYSTADCKTKSALYGKRSMNCLSLDLLGEDQLPEEFVV, from the exons ATGagcaggacactgctggcaGGCAGGATGCAGACAGAGATCCGGAGCGTCTGCGTCTTCCTGCCCACCCgtgagcagctcagcctggccGTCGGG GTCAAAGCCACTGGACAGGAGCTCTTTCAGCAAGTTTGTGATTTAGTGAAGATTAAAGAGCCTCACTTCTTTGGCCTCAGCATTGTTAAAA ATAATGAATATGTTTTTATAGACCTGGAGCAGAAGCTCAGCAAATACTTTTCAAAGGAATGGAAGAAAGAGACCACCAAA GGGACAGAGAAATTCAGCCCTCCATTTGTTGCATTCTTTAGAGTACAGTACTATGTAGAAAATGGAAGAGTAATAGG CGATAAGGTGGCACGGCAGCTCTACTACTGCCATCTCAAAGACCAAGTACTTATGTCTCATTGCAACCACAAAGAAGAAATCTACTTCTTGCTGGCTGCCTACAGCTTACAGGCAGACTTGGGCAACTACAGAGAGAAGGTCCATGCTGGCAAATATTTTGAACCTCAGGCTTATTTCCCACAATGG ATAATTGCAAAGAGGGGGAGCGACTACATCTTGAAACATGCCCCAGAGATGCACCGAGAACAGCAAGGGCTGAGCACGAAGGAAGCAGTGCTGAAGTTCATTAAGGAGTCCTGCCTGCTGGAAGATGTGCCTGTCCACTTCTACAGGCTGCAGAAG GATAAGAAGGAGGATCGACCGACAGTTATCCTGGGCCTGACCCTGAGAGGAATGCACATCTATCAG GAGGTGAATCACGTTCGCCAGCTCCTCTATGACTTTCCCTGGTCACACATTGGGAAGCTGGCCTTTCTG GGGAAAAAATTTGAAATCCAGCCAGATGGTTTGCCCTCTGCACGGAAACTGGTTTACTACACGGGTTGCCCCTTCAGGTCACGCCATTTGCTGCAGCTACTCAGCAATAGCCACCGGCTCTTTCTGAATATTCAGCCAGTTTTGAAGCAAATCCAAAAACTGGAGGAGGCTGAAG AGAAGAAGCGCTACCGGGAGTCCTATATCAGTGACACTCTGGACATGGACCTGGACCCGTGCGACAAGAACTCCCGTGGCAGCGGGAGCAGCGGGGGCAGCCGCAGGGATAACCGCCTCTCGCGCCAGTCCACGGGGAGCCACGGCAGCTCGCACACCTCGGGCATCGAGGCTGACTCCAGGCACCGCGTGTCTGTGGAAATGTCGGTGGATGAGCCCTTCAGCATTGACCGGGTGCATAGGAAAGAGAAATCCTGCAGCTCAACCATCAGCTACGGTAGCTCTGGCATTGACAGCGGCAGCAAGGGGCGGGCTGAAGATGACACTCAGGATGATG AGCTTGAGCTGGCAGTAGATGAGCCAGAGGAGATGCCTGTAGATGAGCCTTTAGAGGGAGACCAGTTAGAGGAGGCCACTGTGGGAGAATCTGTTGAATCCCTGCCTCTAGATGCTGCTAGCTGCCAAG CTATAAATCAGGAATCTCTGTCTGTGGTGCAAGTCACACTAATCAAAATGAGAGGCCAAAGCGTGGAATCCCTTCACCAG GTCAGATCACCCAAAAGCCGGAGCTGCATGGACCAGCACAGCCAGAGTTTGGATGACATCCGCCTGTACAAGCGCCGGCACCCATCACTAAGTGCCACGCTGTCTTCAGACACATCCCACAGCTACACCTTCGGCTGCAGCCTCGAGGATAAGCTGTCTGTCTACGGCTGCGTGTATTCCACAGCGGACTGCAAAACCAAGTCTGCTCTTTATGGGAAGCGATCCATGAACTGCCTCTCCTTGGATCTTCTGGGAGAGGACCAGCTCCCAGAAGAGTTTGTGGTGTAA
- the FRMD1 gene encoding FERM domain-containing protein 1 isoform X2, with product MSRTLLAGRMQTEIRSVCVFLPTREQLSLAVGVKATGQELFQQVCDLVKIKEPHFFGLSIVKNNEYVFIDLEQKLSKYFSKEWKKETTKGTEKFSPPFVAFFRVQYYVENGRVIGDKVARQLYYCHLKDQVLMSHCNHKEEIYFLLAAYSLQADLGNYREKVHAGKYFEPQAYFPQWIIAKRGSDYILKHAPEMHREQQGLSTKEAVLKFIKESCLLEDVPVHFYRLQKDKKEDRPTVILGLTLRGMHIYQEVNHVRQLLYDFPWSHIGKLAFLGKKFEIQPDGLPSARKLVYYTGCPFRSRHLLQLLSNSHRLFLNIQPVLKQIQKLEEAEEKKRYRESYISDTLDMDLDPCDKNSRGSGSSGGSRRDNRLSRQSTGSHGSSHTSGIEADSRHRVSVEMSVDEPFSIDRVHRKEKSCSSTISYGSSGIDSGSKGRAEDDTQDDAINQESLSVVQVTLIKMRGQSVESLHQVRSPKSRSCMDQHSQSLDDIRLYKRRHPSLSATLSSDTSHSYTFGCSLEDKLSVYGCVYSTADCKTKSALYGKRSMNCLSLDLLGEDQLPEEFVV from the exons ATGagcaggacactgctggcaGGCAGGATGCAGACAGAGATCCGGAGCGTCTGCGTCTTCCTGCCCACCCgtgagcagctcagcctggccGTCGGG GTCAAAGCCACTGGACAGGAGCTCTTTCAGCAAGTTTGTGATTTAGTGAAGATTAAAGAGCCTCACTTCTTTGGCCTCAGCATTGTTAAAA ATAATGAATATGTTTTTATAGACCTGGAGCAGAAGCTCAGCAAATACTTTTCAAAGGAATGGAAGAAAGAGACCACCAAA GGGACAGAGAAATTCAGCCCTCCATTTGTTGCATTCTTTAGAGTACAGTACTATGTAGAAAATGGAAGAGTAATAGG CGATAAGGTGGCACGGCAGCTCTACTACTGCCATCTCAAAGACCAAGTACTTATGTCTCATTGCAACCACAAAGAAGAAATCTACTTCTTGCTGGCTGCCTACAGCTTACAGGCAGACTTGGGCAACTACAGAGAGAAGGTCCATGCTGGCAAATATTTTGAACCTCAGGCTTATTTCCCACAATGG ATAATTGCAAAGAGGGGGAGCGACTACATCTTGAAACATGCCCCAGAGATGCACCGAGAACAGCAAGGGCTGAGCACGAAGGAAGCAGTGCTGAAGTTCATTAAGGAGTCCTGCCTGCTGGAAGATGTGCCTGTCCACTTCTACAGGCTGCAGAAG GATAAGAAGGAGGATCGACCGACAGTTATCCTGGGCCTGACCCTGAGAGGAATGCACATCTATCAG GAGGTGAATCACGTTCGCCAGCTCCTCTATGACTTTCCCTGGTCACACATTGGGAAGCTGGCCTTTCTG GGGAAAAAATTTGAAATCCAGCCAGATGGTTTGCCCTCTGCACGGAAACTGGTTTACTACACGGGTTGCCCCTTCAGGTCACGCCATTTGCTGCAGCTACTCAGCAATAGCCACCGGCTCTTTCTGAATATTCAGCCAGTTTTGAAGCAAATCCAAAAACTGGAGGAGGCTGAAG AGAAGAAGCGCTACCGGGAGTCCTATATCAGTGACACTCTGGACATGGACCTGGACCCGTGCGACAAGAACTCCCGTGGCAGCGGGAGCAGCGGGGGCAGCCGCAGGGATAACCGCCTCTCGCGCCAGTCCACGGGGAGCCACGGCAGCTCGCACACCTCGGGCATCGAGGCTGACTCCAGGCACCGCGTGTCTGTGGAAATGTCGGTGGATGAGCCCTTCAGCATTGACCGGGTGCATAGGAAAGAGAAATCCTGCAGCTCAACCATCAGCTACGGTAGCTCTGGCATTGACAGCGGCAGCAAGGGGCGGGCTGAAGATGACACTCAGGATGATG CTATAAATCAGGAATCTCTGTCTGTGGTGCAAGTCACACTAATCAAAATGAGAGGCCAAAGCGTGGAATCCCTTCACCAG GTCAGATCACCCAAAAGCCGGAGCTGCATGGACCAGCACAGCCAGAGTTTGGATGACATCCGCCTGTACAAGCGCCGGCACCCATCACTAAGTGCCACGCTGTCTTCAGACACATCCCACAGCTACACCTTCGGCTGCAGCCTCGAGGATAAGCTGTCTGTCTACGGCTGCGTGTATTCCACAGCGGACTGCAAAACCAAGTCTGCTCTTTATGGGAAGCGATCCATGAACTGCCTCTCCTTGGATCTTCTGGGAGAGGACCAGCTCCCAGAAGAGTTTGTGGTGTAA